From Erigeron canadensis isolate Cc75 chromosome 5, C_canadensis_v1, whole genome shotgun sequence:
GCCTGGATGACTACACCAATCATAATCATGGCATATTTAAATGATTCTTAATACTATACACTTGATGCAAAACTTGACACATGAACTTTTTTAAGAGAAAAGAAGCACAGATGATAGATGAGGGTCAAATGACATGATAGTAACTcatttaaattataatacaTACATTAAGAGCAGTTAGCCGTGTCTTGTGAGATCCAGATGGCATGCCATCTTCATATGAATGAACCACCCCAACAGCTTCAACCTCCCCCTCCTGCGCAaatgaaaaagatgaaggaCAAACGTTGCAAGCTCGGGAAGAAGAAATTTccttctttttaaatatttatagcAGTAGTATCACAAATCATATAACACTAACagtcattaaatgatctcacaTAAATCTGGCAATAAGATTCTTTGAGTCTGTTAAGCATCAACAAATCTATGGGCTTTGCGAGAGCATCTGTGCGAATAGGTGGCCATGTTTGATGATGTCTTTGAGTCCAAAGAAGGCATCTTGACACATCCTGAGAGAATTACATAAACTAATTAGCTAGTCAAACAGCTAACTTTCAACAAATAattactaaaacaaaaaaaagtgagaTCATGAGGCAGATTCAACTTAAAATGAACACCCTCGACAAGCAGAAAAACACACACGTAATTCCATCAATTAAGTAGACTACATTTTCATTATGAAATTCATACCTCCCCGCCAAAACGTAAGCTCATCTGTGTGTGAGGAAGAGCAACTCCATCCTGACAAGATCAATTGATCATTCATGAGAACTTTATGGATAATACAGATTATGTTCTATAGCTTGTAAGTGAAATGCATTAATGCGAAGTGTcgaaaaacaaaagacaaaattGATAAGGAAGAAAGCACATCAAGACCACCTCGACGCAAATAATTGAAGTGACTTGAGCACCAATATTCACAATACATGCAGTTGATAATCCATTTCCAAAAACCGCAGCAAGACCTTCCTACAATAACAAATTAAAGATCTATTAGATTGAGAAAATTAAAAGGATCTAACAAGTTGATCAAGATATAACCACAAGAAACATGTCTTGACTGTCAAAAGACTTGTAAAGTGTAATCTTACTATTATAATCTCCTAACACATGGAAACACTCTGTATCAACGTACCATAACTATTATTTCAAGCTTCAAATTTTGGTAAGCAAGTAACTACCTTAAGCTTCTTATTGACATAAAAGCTCAAAAAGAAAGTAATTGTTGCATCTTATGACTGTCAGTCATAGACCTTAAGAAAGTCCACCAGGGTTCGAATCctacttcctacatttgtagaagtagaaaaaaaaaaattattttggggGGTCTACAGTCCTAGGTTTCATACCAAGCATGCATGGTTCAAGCTCCGCATACTACCTAgttggatgtcactgtggtgtctcgaatgctgaCTACTAACTTGCTgttcagaaaaaaaaagtggtacATGTAGCTTGATCAATAAGAGCAACTCCAATGAATTAAGCCCATTCTATGCtagcttttaataaaatatcactTTAGTGTAGACTTACTTAGAAATTCAAGCATAAAAACAAGTATTCTTTAAAACAAcgaaacaaatacaaaataatCCACAAATAAGCAACTACATGTTAAGGTGGTCATCACCGTAAGAGCATCATTCAATCAAACACCATCATTTAAACTGGTTTTCTCAACACATATTTAGTAaccaaaacataattaaaaactctctctctctctctctctctctctctctctctctcacacacacacacacacacacacacaaatatacaATACAACTAAGCACACGAAATGATCCACATATAAGCACTGTCTGTTAAGGTGATCATAGTAGGAACTAAAAAGACTATCTTGGCAGTTTAACTGCTTTTCCGACACATATTAACCAAACATACTTAAACTCCCCACCTGATGCAAAAAACATCTACACTTGGATGTAAACGAACATAACGATTCTCACCTGGTGGACTACAGCTGAGCTGAACCGCAAGTCCCGTAATACGATAGATAACAATTCCTTTATttctgaaagaaaaaatataaattatcaaACCATGCTATAAGGCACCCTACCAAGAAGAAAATACACACAAGTGACataatataaaaacatttaCCTCGATTATCAAATGTTTCAGGCACAACGATAAGAGCAGAATACGTGTTTCTCTTACTACGAGGGATATGTAGTTTCTCAATCAATATCCAGTCCCAAATAGCATGTAGATCTTCAAGTacctttaaaataacaaaaaaacgtTGTTGAAATGATAACAGAGATTCTTTTTTCATGACTAAAACTGCTCGTAAAACAGATCATTTTCAAATCTTGTCAGTAAGAAGTTATGATAATAAGAAGATACCTGTTGCATGGAATAATGTTGAGAAATATTAAGATGGCCTCTGCGTATAGGACGTCTTAAGCAATATGGTTCGGTGGGAGAAATCCGCATAGCTTCTTCACCACATATGTACTCTTTGTACTCGGATACAATTTTAACTGGCTTCTCCCCACTACTACCTTCCTGCGGGTTAGGGGACTCGCTTGTTTCATGCATATGTGATGAACTTTCTGATACAATGAATCACAAAGGCACGATCAGTTAAAAAAGTATACAAAGGATATTATAACTAATATCATACTAAGAATCAATGAAAACGGGTAAACAGATGAAGTTTTCCTTAGTCAGGTTAACTGGGGAAGCCGAGTCTGTATTTTAACTCATATGCACGTGGCCTAATCGGGGCATCCCGTGACCGCTTCAGAACCTTTACAAACCACCTCCAACATTGTACTTAGCGGGATTGAAACCCGAGAACTCTTGTGAACAGGTCCAAGATGTAACCACTAGGCCACCTTGGAGGTAGTTAAaaccaatatatttttatagctCGAATGTGGGAATGACTTCTAAAGAAGCAGCCCCTAACCGAGCCACTAGCTCAGTTTCAGAAAAAGCAAATTTAACATGATGGGCTTGAAATTAGCTAAcctctttaaattttaaaaaaaaattctatttatTTACCTACTGCCAAGGACGGACTTGAACTTTTCTGGAAGACATCAGTCCATGGAAACACACTCTCATCCTTACTGTTTTGTTGAGATGATACATCAACACGACCCATCTAACAAGAACAAAGATCATATAAACTTCAAGGTAATCAGGAACTGATCTAATACAGTAatcaagaaaaatgaaaagatagCATAAACTACAGAAGGAAACAATTTGCAGTTCTTGTATTCATAATTTCAAAATGAACATTCCTACCTTTCGTTGGTGAGAGTTATTTGCGACCTCATCATCAATAAACGGTATCTTCAATAAGGATGCAATCTACATATATGTGAAAGAAGAAAATTACATCTTCAAGCACACAAAAAGAGTACATAATCAGAGAATATAAATTCCAGGTTACTTACAACGTCATAAGCTTTCTCCCTCTCAACATGTTGTGCTGTTGTAACTTGAGAATTAAGCATCTGTTTGATTGACATGAATTAAGTTGAACGGTAAATCTACACTTTCTAATTTGCAGAAATTTATATCGAGTGTTATACTTTCTGGTCAAACAGCAACAGGTGTCTTTTACTAAAATTCAAAGTTGACATGACAGAACACTATTCTTTTGAAACATAAAGGTTGCCTTAAGTCCATAATGGTAGTTAAACAGATGAGGTTTTCCCTATTCGATGATGTACCTAATGAGGTTTCAAACCGAGACGGCGAGACCTCTTCCGAGGAAACAAGACCTCTTGACAACTAGATTTGTTTCCGGTACGTTTCATAACTATGAGCATTTAGGTTATGAAAGTGTTTCGAGTCTCTATCGGAGTATCTAGTGCTTAAAATTCAATACGGTGACTAAATCTATTTGTGCATCATTTATAACAACGAAAACagacacacacaaaaaaaaacaaaaacagtcAACCTGATCTTGGACATTCTTTCTGGGAGGTTGATTAGCTCCGGCAGTACGCCGAGCAATACAATGAGGTATATTAAAGGGGGCATCTTGTTGAGCTAGTCCAATTCTTACATTTGCAGAACCTACAAAATTGTAACACATAAAACAAACTTTAAtagtaaaatttaaaaactctTTTTTCAACATTAATTATAGAAATTGATAAATATATGTTACTGATagtaaattaataacaaaaaagaagtaagaattagggtttagaatgaatgaatgaatgaatgaataatgaCCTGGATTGATGATGACAAGATTAGCGCTTTGGTCACCGAGTAGGTGTGCCGGAATTACTGATTTTGAGTAATCCTGCGGccatttacatatatacatacatacatatcaaAAAATACAGAAAATTTAATTGATTAtatcttaataataaaaagatagaaGAAATTATTATAAGTTCAAGATTATTGTATACTTACCATTGGGAGAGAATTGAAGTtagtaaacaaataaattacTCTACTGTCTGTCTTCACCAATCTGGACTTTCGTTACCGAGAGTTGTATATATACAGTGGTTAAAAATCTGAGAGTTAAGTATCAGAAAAATGAAGTACGgagtgatgttttttttttccctgatAGTCCCACATCGGTTGGAGGTAACAAGGAGAGGGAATGGGGGCGAGTATAAGAAGATGAGGGGGTGGAAATGGAGAAGATTAAAAGGGTCAGTTGGCTAAATATGCCACGCTCGCCCACATTGAAATGGTGAGTGCTGTATGGCTATCAAGACATATGGCTGACATAATTTGTGGAAACTCATAGGGTTGGCTCCCTTTGGCCGACCCTCCTTCATATATGCATAATAACTTTAAGTCCCTTGGATCAAGCTTATCATTCAGTTAAAAAAGTACTCAATGATCTTAAATCAAGCTTATCATTCGACTATTGTGATATCAGTCGGAAGCATTCAAAACGACTTATGGTAAAAAAGTACTTACTCAATGAGTCTCATGGTACTCAATGGCTATTGTGATTGAATGGAGAGATCAAGAGCAGATGCACCAAAAATGCATCCTTCCCCGTCCTTTCGTATTAAGGAAAGATCCTCACAATACTTTATCGCTTTATCGTTCCTAGTCTATTGAATAAAAGTCATTCACAATCATACGATTGGGATTGATCTAAACCAACTAATTATACATAGACCAGTCGATTGATCTAAACCAACTAATTATACATAGACCAGTCAATAGTTCAAGTCACACAACAATCCATTCTCTTAGGAAAATTCATTTCAATTATTCATGCCAAAAGGAAGTTCAAATAGAAATATCCAAATACATGATGGGATGTTATAGACTATAGGAACTTAGGAAGATTAAATACGAGTAAGTGAAATACATATCTCGTTATTAAAGATACATGAAAGGTTTCACAGTTATATGATTTCAATGTCATATCCCGACtgaatattttagaaaaacactCGGTTTCAACAAATATTGCGATATATATGGTGTTTACAACGAAATATGAATCATATGAACGATGAAAGTTGTATGCAAATTTGGTATCTATGACTACCGTCTCATGCAATTTGTATCATTAAAATTGTCACTAAGCTTTTCAAAagcattatttttatatttactatACTATATTCATGCCGTATAAAAATGTACATTACAAAATTTTATCTTATTCTTACATTtcaatacttattttatttgaaatagAACAATACATCCAATCATGGATAATAAACATGAGATTTATGGTGATGGTGAACATTATTGGTAATAGTGATGACATCGTCATGTGATTTGGATTAATGTGAATGGAGTTGATAtgaagatgataatgatgatattTTAATCAATAACgatttaaaatgtaattatttaattagttttttataactattataaaaattattcaagataatttgatatatttgtaattttagtGAAGTTGTAGCCATTTTTTTTAACCCTTTCAAATTTCACTAATCACATTCCTCCAACTCATTTTATTTCTTCAACCCTCCCAACTCATTTCTTAGCCATTCATTATTTTTTCAACCATCCCAGacttttttatttcctttttcatttaaattaatcaaacatttataataaaacaatttaataaaacatataacaacttaataaaacaatataaatacaACATAAAATCATTCATCACATAAAAGTACCAAAATAATACATATTGTGAGGTTGattattgttgttgattttgttgttgatattgttattgttcttgtcgTCTTGTCGATATATGCCTCGACCCCGACCTTGTGAGACACTAGCTacgttttgttgttgttgttgttttccTCTCCATGGATCCATGTTATATTGTGGTTTATGTGATAAAATTGTAgatttaattgtgttttggtttGAAAAATAGAAGTGTatatatggttaaaaaaaaagggattctttttttctttcttttttgtggTACTCGTTCCCCCAAACGGCTAGTCAAAGCCTCAAACATTCAAATTTGACCAAAGATTCTTCGGCCAACGAACGGGCTTCAATCCCTCCAAATTCAACCCATTGGCCAGCCCGCGCTATCGGCGACGGTGTTCCATAGCGGGCTGGTCCAACCCGTTGTGACTCCGTGGCCCCTTATGGCATCTTGAAGGCattttgtatttgaattttgtATAAAACGAGagaataatgattttttttcatgGAATTCACATCCATTCTTATCCATTATGTTCGTTTTATGCAAGAATGTCTCACTCAAAGATGTTTGAGAAGCATGATGTGCACGGCGTCTTCGAAGCATCTTGGGCGAGGGGCAGCCCCCCATTCCCCTCAATCTAGGCTACGAGGAGTGtggggggagggggggggggcaaAGGGGGCTTCCCACATGGGGGTGACACGTGGCGAAGGCTCCCTTCAAAGGGAGCCccccttaattttatttttgttttttttagttttataaatttatatataaaaaacatatacagAAATACAAAAAACACTTTTCAACactttatttcaaataaaaaacaaacaacacaACTAAAAATTATTCCAAATATCAcacaataaaacataaaaaaacacaaaacacaactaaACGGCTAATTATCTCTAAATTTTGGATGGTCTCAAACCAATTCCCACTGCTCCAAGTATTGAAAACCGTTGTGTCGAGATACCGCATTGTACTCAGTCAAAGCCCTTGCAACCATTGCATCGTGTCCATCGTCGTGACCTTGGTTCTCACGGATGAACATCATATGGAATCTCGATATGTCGATGGTTGGTATTCATATGCGAGAAAAAGACGGGTTACTTTCACCCAAAATGTAAGATCCCTTTCATAGTTCCCTTACAACGGGTCGTTTGACACATCGACCCAAGCTCGTGCCAAATTTATTTCTTCGGACCGGGTCCAAACTCGTGCCATTTGAgtgatttttataattgtagagagaaaaatgaaaaaaagaagtataaaaaatgagaaatgaGTAAGTAGTATTTATAATGTTATGGAAAaggtttaattaaaaaaaataaaaatcgaaGTTTTTATGAAAAAGTAGCCGTTGAACGGcacatttttttgaaaaacccACACAATCAAGGCGATCAATATTGATCGGAAGGGGGCATTTTTGGCATTTGACGCCAGCCGGGGCGGTGTAGACAGCGACATTGGGGCGGTGAAGGGGCGGCGTCGGGCTGAAGGGCCCCCACTTTGAACAACCTAAGTTTATAACTACCGGTACTTTAACATTTTACCTATTTTAAGATTAGTAAACAAAAATTAGAATTCATAAAGTTTTAGTATCTATAAGTGTATAATACTATTATACTTTTCATATTGTATGAATATAACTTAGATTTGGTGCATTGTAGgaagaaactttataaaaatgtttaaataatgtaaaaacGTATACGTGACAAATTATATAAGCTAGCACGTGTAATTTTTCAATCGATGAATGTCAAAatgttacattatttgaacaatTTTACAAAGTTTTTTCCTACGATATAGACTTATAAATACCAAACCCAATTCATATATATCTACTTttgtctttatttatttattgccTTGGACCCCATCGTATTTCAACTTAGTAcggagtattatttttatttattctattgcatgtttttctttaaactaTCAATCATACAAATCAATTCAAACATATTTTCTGTCCATTCTACTcgtatctttttatttttcttttttaattaaacaatataaccctatcatcattcatcatcaattcacCGGCAAAATGTGCAGTTTAGAAAAACGCGGCAACATATTTTACCTAACGTTAACCGGCACCGACGACCACCGTTTCAATCCAACTGTCATCTCTTCAATCCGTTCATCTCTAGCTCAAGTCAAATCTCAGTCAACGCCCGGCACCGTCTTAATAACCGTTGCTGAGGGCAAGTTTTTCTCAAACGGATTCGATCTCGCATGGGCGAAAGCATCTTCCGGTGGATCTTCGTCGGAAGCGGTTAATCTTCTCCGCCATATGGTGCGTCTGTTTAAGGATATGGTTGCGGACTTGATCTCACTTCCTGTGCCGACGGTCGCCGCCGTTACTGGTCACGCTGCGGCGGCTGGTTTGATGCTTGCGATGAGTCATGATTATGTTGTGATGCGGCGTGATCGGGCGGTTTTGTATATGAGTGAGGTTGATATTGGAATGACGTTGCCGGATTACTTCACGGCGTTGATCAGGTTtgttcatttttataaatttagtaatatatatatatatatatatatatatttatctctCTAATATATTGTCGTGTATCTATATTTCTAGTTAAGTAGTGTTTACTATAACTAATGTAGTGTTGGTGATATCATTGTAGACTTGTAGTGGGTGTTTGGGAATTGCTTATTTTTCCGTTTATCAGAAACGGCTTATTTATTCAGTAGAAAAGCAATCAATACCAAACTACATATAATTAAGTAGGTAAATAAGTATATCAGTATAGACATGTGACCGCACGATGGGGCGGTGTGGCGGCGGCGACGGGTAGCGGTGGCGGTGTGATTATTACTGTATTactgtaaaagtaattgatgtaaagggagtagtgtatttattttaatggttgaatgatgtatattgtaaataatttcattaagggtattacaAGTATATTagacaaatatataaaatttaatgaataaaggagagAGACACTTTGGGTATCAAGttctttttttgataaaaatttgGAGCGAGTAAA
This genomic window contains:
- the LOC122600318 gene encoding actin-related protein 9 isoform X1, with amino-acid sequence MDYSKSVIPAHLLGDQSANLVIINPGSANVRIGLAQQDAPFNIPHCIARRTAGANQPPRKNVQDQMLNSQVTTAQHVEREKAYDVIASLLKIPFIDDEVANNSHQRKMGRVDVSSQQNSKDESVFPWTDVFQKSSSPSLAVESSSHMHETSESPNPQEGSSGEKPVKIVSEYKEYICGEEAMRISPTEPYCLRRPIRRGHLNISQHYSMQQVLEDLHAIWDWILIEKLHIPRSKRNTYSALIVVPETFDNREIKELLSIVLRDLRFSSAVVHQEGLAAVFGNGLSTACIVNIGAQVTSIICVEDGVALPHTQMSLRFGGEDVSRCLLWTQRHHQTWPPIRTDALAKPIDLLMLNRLKESYCQIYEGEVEAVGVVHSYEDGMPSGSHKTRLTALNVAPMGLFYPTLLVPDVYPPPPRTWFKDYEDMLEDTWHVDFPRRPDVSEGLYPGISNPLQMWDNYPYMSIQVKKEDNIGLAEAISKSILATGRIDLQRKLFCSMQLIGGVALTPGLISAVEERVLHAIPSNEAIDTVEVLQSRTNPPFVAWRGGALLGVIDYGQEAWIHREDWIRNGIHIASGRKYKDSYYLQAQPMCYINS
- the LOC122600318 gene encoding actin-related protein 9 isoform X2, coding for MDYSKSVIPAHLLGDQSANLVIINPGSANVRIGLAQQDAPFNIPHCIARRTAGANQPPRKNVQDQMLNSQVTTAQHVEREKAYDVIASLLKIPFIDDEVANNSHQRKMGRVDVSSQQNSKDESVFPWTDVFQKSSSPSLAVESSSHMHETSESPNPQEGSSGEKPVKIVSEYKEYICGEEAMRISPTEPYCLRRPIRRGHLNISQHYSMQQVLEDLHAIWDWILIEKLHIPRSKRNTYSALIVVPETFDNREIKELLSIVLRDLRFSSAVVHQEGLAAVFGNGLSTACIVNIGAQVTSIICVEDGVALPHTQMSLRFGGEDVSRCLLWTQRHHQTWPPIRTDALAKPIDLLMLNRLKESYCQIYEGEVEAVGVVHSYEDGMPSGSHKTRLTALNVAPMGLFYPTLLVPDVYPPPPRTWFKDYEDMLEDTWHVDFPRRPDVSEGLYPGISNPLQMWDNYPYMSIQVKKEDNIGLAEAISKSILATGRIDLQRKLFCSMQLIGGVALTPGLISAVEERVLHAIPSNEAIDTVEVSFIKIWILV
- the LOC122600997 gene encoding enoyl-CoA delta isomerase 2, peroxisomal-like, with the protein product MCSLEKRGNIFYLTLTGTDDHRFNPTVISSIRSSLAQVKSQSTPGTVLITVAEGKFFSNGFDLAWAKASSGGSSSEAVNLLRHMVRLFKDMVADLISLPVPTVAAVTGHAAAAGLMLAMSHDYVVMRRDRAVLYMSEVDIGMTLPDYFTALIRSKVAKPEARRDLLLRGMRIKADEALAKGLIDSAHDSAEKATEAAVHMGEELAKRKWDGEVYAEIRKSLYPELLSVLGLTDKGLIKARF